From the genome of Streptomyces sp. V1I1, one region includes:
- a CDS encoding SigE family RNA polymerase sigma factor, which translates to MTTPVCTSASKAAAPVPSYAPTARYAPCARYSSFSSYVRARGPVLLRTARSLTANPSDAEDLLQTALTKTYVAWERIEDHRALDGYVRRALLNTRTSQWRKRKVDEFACDELPEPETVPTPDPAEQQVLHDAMWRAVMKLPDRQRAMVVLRYYEDLSEAQTAEVLGVSVGTVKSAVSRALGKLREDPELSPVR; encoded by the coding sequence ATGACCACGCCAGTCTGCACAAGCGCTTCGAAGGCCGCCGCGCCGGTGCCTTCCTACGCGCCGACCGCGCGCTATGCGCCCTGCGCACGCTATTCGTCGTTCTCGTCGTACGTACGGGCGCGGGGGCCCGTGCTGCTGCGTACCGCCCGCTCGCTCACCGCGAACCCGAGCGACGCCGAGGACCTGCTGCAGACCGCGCTCACGAAGACGTATGTCGCGTGGGAGCGGATCGAGGACCACCGGGCGCTCGACGGTTATGTCCGCCGTGCCCTGCTGAACACCCGTACCTCGCAGTGGCGCAAGCGCAAGGTGGACGAGTTCGCCTGCGACGAGCTGCCCGAGCCGGAGACGGTGCCCACGCCGGACCCCGCCGAGCAGCAGGTGCTGCACGACGCCATGTGGCGCGCCGTGATGAAGCTGCCGGACCGGCAGCGGGCGATGGTCGTGCTGCGTTACTACGAGGATCTCAGCGAGGCACAGACTGCCGAGGTGCTCGGAGTGTCGGTCGGCACGGTCAAGAGCGCGGTGTCCCGGGCGCTCGGCAAGCTCCGCGAGGACCCGGAACTGTCGCCCGTGCGCTGA
- a CDS encoding long-chain fatty acid--CoA ligase, translating to MLSTMQDVPLTVTRILQHGMTIHGKSQITTWTGEAEPQRRTFAEVGERATRLANALRDELGIDGDQRVATLMWNNAEHVEAYFAIPSMGAVLHTLNLRLPAEQLVWIVNHAADRAVIVNGSLLPLLAPLLPDLPTIEHIVVSGPGDRGLLADTQARVHEYEELIAGRPTSYDWPELDERSAAAMCYTSGTTGDPKGVVYSHRSIYLHSMQVNMAESMGLTERDTTLVVVPQFHVNAWGLPHATFMTGISMLMPDRFLQPAPLADMIERERPSHAAAVPTIWQGLLAEVAANPRDLSSMKQVTIGGAACPPALMEAYDKLGVRLCHAWGMTETSPLGTMAHPPAGLSAEEEWPYRVTQGRFPAGVEARLVGPGGDLLPWDGASAGELEVRGTWIAGAYYGGAGGDDFKPEDKFSEDGWLKTGDVGVISSDGFLTLTDRAKDVIKSGGEWISSVDLENALMAHPEVVEAAVVAVPDDKWGERPLATVVLKDGSTADYERLKAFLAEKIAKWQLPERWAVIPAVPKTSVGKFDKKVIRRQYADGELDVTQL from the coding sequence GTGCTGAGCACCATGCAGGACGTACCGCTGACTGTGACCCGCATCCTTCAGCATGGGATGACGATCCACGGAAAGTCGCAGATCACCACTTGGACAGGTGAGGCCGAGCCGCAGCGCCGCACCTTCGCGGAGGTCGGGGAGCGTGCGACCCGACTGGCCAACGCCCTGCGCGACGAGCTAGGGATCGACGGCGACCAGCGCGTCGCCACCCTGATGTGGAACAACGCCGAACATGTCGAGGCGTACTTCGCGATCCCCTCCATGGGCGCCGTACTGCACACCCTCAACCTCCGCCTCCCCGCGGAGCAGCTGGTGTGGATCGTCAACCACGCCGCCGACCGCGCCGTCATCGTCAACGGCTCGCTGCTCCCGCTGCTCGCGCCGCTGCTGCCGGATCTGCCGACTATCGAGCACATCGTGGTGTCCGGCCCGGGCGACCGCGGACTCCTGGCCGACACCCAGGCGCGGGTGCACGAATACGAGGAGCTGATCGCCGGCCGCCCGACCAGCTACGACTGGCCGGAGCTGGACGAACGCTCCGCCGCGGCCATGTGTTACACCTCCGGCACCACTGGCGACCCCAAGGGCGTGGTCTACTCCCACCGCTCCATCTATCTGCACTCCATGCAGGTCAACATGGCCGAGTCGATGGGGCTGACGGAGCGCGACACGACCCTGGTCGTCGTCCCGCAGTTCCACGTCAACGCCTGGGGCCTGCCGCACGCCACGTTCATGACCGGCATCAGCATGCTGATGCCCGACCGCTTCCTGCAGCCCGCGCCGCTCGCCGACATGATCGAGCGCGAGAGGCCCTCGCACGCCGCTGCCGTCCCCACCATCTGGCAGGGCCTGCTGGCCGAAGTCGCCGCGAACCCCCGGGACCTGAGCTCCATGAAGCAGGTCACCATCGGCGGCGCGGCCTGCCCGCCGGCGCTGATGGAGGCGTACGACAAGCTGGGCGTGCGGCTGTGCCACGCCTGGGGCATGACGGAGACCTCCCCGCTCGGCACGATGGCGCACCCTCCTGCCGGGCTGAGCGCGGAGGAGGAGTGGCCGTACCGCGTCACCCAGGGCCGTTTCCCGGCGGGCGTCGAGGCCCGTCTGGTCGGCCCCGGCGGCGATCTTCTGCCGTGGGACGGCGCGTCGGCCGGTGAGCTGGAGGTGCGCGGCACCTGGATCGCCGGCGCGTACTACGGCGGCGCGGGCGGCGACGACTTCAAGCCCGAGGACAAGTTCAGCGAGGACGGCTGGCTGAAGACCGGCGACGTCGGCGTGATCAGCTCCGACGGTTTTCTGACGCTGACCGACCGCGCGAAGGACGTCATCAAGTCCGGCGGCGAGTGGATCTCCAGCGTCGATCTGGAGAACGCGCTGATGGCTCACCCGGAGGTCGTGGAGGCGGCGGTGGTCGCGGTCCCGGACGACAAGTGGGGCGAGCGGCCGCTGGCGACGGTGGTGCTGAAGGATGGTTCGACCGCGGACTACGAAAGGCTGAAGGCCTTCCTCGCCGAGAAGATCGCGAAGTGGCAGCTGCCGGAGCGGTGGGCGGTGATTCCGGCGGTGCCGAAGACGAGCGTGGGCAAGTTCGACAAGAAGGTGATCCGCAGGCAGTACGCGGACGGCGAGCTGGACGTCACACAGCTGTAG
- a CDS encoding PAS domain-containing protein — MSSRPSRGAARLAAILDALPDGLVLVNCNGTVVNANTIALELFETPGTALVGRGLLDLLPSFDSRLIPGSMRRPEAADERGRTKPARMVARRTDGSEFPVEVTSASLEDGREAYDSYTGYTGDELLMLVVRDLSGTVDTEAELARSQRQTEMILRAASEGVVGTDTDGRVVLVNPAAAQILGFRASDLGGQELHPLILHSRADGEPFPYEESPLADTLKSGRKHRVRGQVLWAKNGSTVAVDLTTAPVRDGDQLVGAVMTFTDRRPYEELAEQHAAEVTQTTERLTAELAETTERLTAELADKSERYSAEIEARAERYEELAARHAQLTAVLGESLRGPLEELRAELGTLAADPAGQLWPEANQILHHLAAGYARMTTLVDNVLGFQRLDTGAEGLNKANVLLDGVVAAGVEGAIELIGPGRAQFAVHAPPIEAEVDAGRLATALAHLVADVAGVDSTGKARVVPGGGYVDSTVVVAAAQRGDVVRIEVRGPFAGGDPVHEPIVRGIVRAHGGVLQTHEVPGMSGSAYVLEVPLGEGSGTVTAPAPAPAPEQAGALALPEQQTGTPGGRGRRRARRASTDAFLESPVAMEDPVAAQPTGRRRAQGQETQQELIPAQDSGEGSGPANGGGAGGGGNGGTGRRRGRPSPAEQAVAVAAGGVRPAEGSVVTAAEGAASTGRAALGETVPPQGVPVEPHGTGPSGRRARRGAESGLPELSAAPGPGAGPGPGAGPAPGPAPGAPAGRRARRALATAPAEVESGRTAFALPPAEADRILPTAGETDASLPGRHDAVRTEPGTDHHTPPQPHPVPTGRRRGRKEAQPLPAEAPDAQPVPPGVQPDGQLQMQPPVQPQTQPEWAEASTSGTGLAALASDGSTGQHTADVDETATAASTAQSTASAASTGETAQVTGSVSLPEPQTPQTQTQTQRPTQPLPQPAADGPSAAPRAAQPLPAEAPAPADSTQGRAFSVRTLGQGVPFSQQIAQQQNQTLASGRRRKLATPPEGERPETAARPHPQAPAQTGSRLPADRSEGRAYVIGAPDEGAEGPEPLDGPGGAVEVANQPQPQPVDDELPPEPLDNPRRLLVWPAPDVSTQQALSDRGYRPVVVHSREEVDAQIAAFPAALFVDPLTGPITRTALQSLRQAAVAAEVPVLVTAGLGQATREAAYGADPAVLLKALAPRDSEQHPSRVLLIEEHEEIALALSATLERRGMQVARAGADADAVTLAAQMRPNLVVMDLMQVRRRRAGIIDWLRANGRLNRTPLVVYTSAGLNRAELPRLSSGETVLFLAERSTSNEVQARIVDLLAKIGTN, encoded by the coding sequence GTGAGCAGCAGGCCATCCCGAGGCGCTGCTCGCCTCGCAGCCATACTCGACGCCCTTCCGGATGGGCTCGTGCTCGTCAACTGCAACGGCACGGTCGTCAACGCCAACACCATCGCCCTCGAACTCTTCGAGACGCCCGGCACCGCCCTCGTCGGACGCGGGCTGCTCGATCTGCTGCCCTCCTTCGACTCCCGGCTGATCCCGGGCTCCATGCGACGGCCCGAGGCGGCGGACGAGCGGGGGCGCACCAAGCCGGCCCGGATGGTCGCGCGGCGTACGGACGGCAGCGAGTTCCCTGTCGAGGTGACCAGCGCGAGCCTGGAGGACGGTCGTGAGGCGTACGACTCGTACACCGGCTACACCGGCGACGAGCTGCTGATGCTCGTCGTACGGGATCTCTCGGGCACCGTGGACACGGAAGCGGAGCTGGCGCGTTCGCAGCGGCAGACCGAGATGATTCTGCGGGCCGCGTCCGAGGGTGTCGTCGGGACGGACACGGACGGTCGGGTCGTTCTGGTCAATCCGGCCGCCGCGCAGATCCTCGGGTTCCGGGCGAGCGACCTGGGCGGCCAGGAGCTGCATCCGCTGATCCTGCACTCGCGGGCGGACGGCGAGCCCTTCCCGTACGAGGAATCACCGCTCGCGGACACCCTCAAGTCCGGCCGCAAGCACCGGGTGCGCGGGCAGGTGCTGTGGGCGAAGAACGGCTCGACGGTGGCCGTCGATCTGACGACCGCGCCGGTACGGGACGGGGACCAGCTCGTCGGCGCGGTGATGACCTTCACCGACCGGCGTCCTTACGAGGAGCTGGCGGAGCAGCACGCGGCGGAGGTCACGCAGACGACCGAGCGGCTCACTGCCGAGCTGGCCGAGACCACCGAGCGACTCACTGCCGAGCTGGCGGACAAGTCGGAGCGGTACTCCGCCGAGATCGAGGCGCGCGCGGAGCGGTACGAGGAACTGGCCGCCCGGCACGCCCAGCTGACCGCCGTCCTCGGCGAGTCGCTGCGGGGGCCGCTGGAGGAACTCCGCGCCGAACTGGGGACGCTGGCAGCCGACCCGGCAGGCCAGCTGTGGCCCGAGGCCAACCAGATCCTGCACCATCTGGCCGCCGGATATGCCCGGATGACAACGCTTGTCGACAATGTGCTGGGCTTCCAGCGGCTCGACACCGGCGCCGAGGGGCTGAACAAGGCGAACGTACTGCTCGACGGTGTCGTGGCGGCGGGCGTCGAGGGCGCGATCGAGTTGATCGGTCCCGGGCGGGCACAGTTCGCGGTGCACGCGCCGCCGATAGAGGCCGAGGTGGACGCGGGGCGGCTGGCGACGGCGCTCGCGCATCTGGTCGCCGACGTGGCCGGGGTCGACTCGACCGGCAAGGCCCGGGTGGTTCCGGGCGGTGGGTATGTGGACTCGACGGTCGTGGTGGCGGCGGCGCAGCGCGGTGACGTCGTACGGATCGAGGTGCGGGGGCCGTTCGCCGGGGGAGACCCGGTGCACGAGCCGATCGTGCGCGGGATCGTACGGGCGCACGGCGGCGTGCTGCAGACGCATGAGGTGCCGGGGATGAGCGGCAGCGCGTACGTCCTGGAGGTGCCGCTCGGCGAGGGCTCGGGGACGGTGACGGCTCCCGCTCCGGCTCCGGCTCCGGAGCAGGCCGGTGCACTCGCGCTGCCGGAGCAGCAGACGGGCACGCCCGGCGGGCGCGGGCGACGGCGCGCGCGGCGGGCCTCCACGGATGCCTTCCTGGAAAGCCCGGTGGCCATGGAGGACCCGGTGGCCGCGCAGCCGACGGGGCGGCGCCGGGCGCAGGGGCAGGAGACGCAGCAGGAACTGATCCCGGCCCAGGATTCGGGCGAGGGGAGTGGTCCCGCAAACGGCGGAGGCGCCGGGGGCGGCGGAAACGGCGGGACCGGGCGGCGGCGCGGGCGGCCGAGCCCCGCCGAGCAGGCCGTCGCGGTTGCTGCGGGCGGCGTCCGGCCCGCCGAGGGCTCGGTGGTGACGGCCGCGGAGGGCGCGGCGTCGACCGGGCGCGCGGCGCTCGGCGAGACGGTGCCGCCGCAGGGCGTGCCCGTCGAACCACATGGAACAGGCCCCTCGGGGCGGCGCGCGCGGCGCGGCGCGGAGAGCGGGCTGCCCGAACTCTCCGCTGCTCCGGGTCCGGGCGCAGGTCCGGGTCCGGGCGCGGGTCCGGCTCCGGGTCCGGCTCCCGGTGCGCCTGCCGGGCGGCGAGCCAGGCGGGCGCTGGCGACCGCGCCGGCCGAGGTGGAGTCAGGACGTACGGCGTTCGCGCTGCCGCCGGCCGAGGCCGACCGGATCTTGCCGACGGCCGGCGAGACGGATGCCTCGCTGCCGGGCCGACACGACGCCGTACGCACCGAGCCTGGCACCGATCACCACACGCCGCCGCAGCCGCATCCCGTGCCGACGGGCCGCCGCCGCGGCCGCAAGGAGGCGCAGCCGCTGCCCGCCGAGGCACCGGACGCGCAGCCCGTACCGCCCGGCGTGCAGCCGGACGGGCAGCTCCAGATGCAGCCCCCCGTACAGCCGCAGACGCAGCCCGAGTGGGCGGAGGCCAGCACCTCGGGCACCGGTCTCGCGGCGCTCGCCTCCGACGGCTCGACCGGTCAGCACACGGCGGATGTCGACGAGACCGCCACCGCCGCGAGCACCGCCCAGAGCACCGCGAGCGCCGCGAGCACCGGGGAGACGGCCCAGGTCACCGGTTCCGTATCCCTGCCGGAGCCGCAAACGCCGCAGACGCAGACGCAGACGCAGCGACCGACGCAGCCCTTGCCGCAGCCCGCCGCCGACGGGCCGTCGGCCGCGCCGCGCGCCGCCCAGCCGCTGCCCGCCGAGGCTCCGGCTCCGGCGGACTCCACGCAGGGGCGGGCGTTCAGCGTGCGCACGCTCGGGCAGGGCGTGCCGTTCTCGCAGCAGATCGCCCAGCAGCAGAACCAGACGCTCGCCTCCGGCCGCCGCCGCAAGCTGGCCACGCCCCCGGAGGGCGAGCGGCCCGAGACCGCCGCCCGGCCGCACCCGCAGGCCCCGGCGCAGACCGGGTCGCGGCTGCCGGCCGACCGGTCCGAGGGCCGGGCGTACGTGATCGGCGCGCCCGACGAGGGCGCGGAGGGCCCCGAGCCGCTCGACGGCCCGGGCGGCGCGGTCGAGGTGGCCAACCAGCCGCAGCCGCAGCCTGTCGACGACGAACTGCCCCCGGAGCCGCTGGACAACCCGCGTCGGCTGCTGGTCTGGCCCGCGCCCGACGTCTCAACGCAGCAGGCACTGAGCGACCGCGGCTACCGCCCGGTGGTCGTGCACTCGCGCGAGGAGGTCGACGCGCAGATCGCAGCCTTCCCGGCGGCGCTCTTCGTCGACCCGCTGACCGGCCCGATCACCCGGACCGCGCTCCAGTCGCTGCGCCAGGCAGCGGTGGCCGCTGAGGTCCCGGTGCTGGTGACGGCGGGTCTGGGGCAGGCGACGCGGGAGGCGGCGTACGGAGCGGATCCGGCCGTACTGCTCAAGGCGCTCGCCCCGCGCGACAGTGAACAGCACCCCTCGCGCGTGCTGTTGATCGAGGAGCACGAGGAGATCGCGCTCGCGCTGTCGGCGACCCTGGAACGCCGCGGCATGCAGGTCGCCCGCGCAGGCGCGGACGCGGACGCGGTCACGCTCGCCGCCCAGATGCGGCCGAACCTGGTGGTGATGGACCTGATGCAGGTACGCCGCCGCAGGGCCGGGATCATCGACTGGCTGCGCGCGAACGGCCGGCTGAACCGCACCCCGCTGGTCGTCTACACCTCGGCGGGCCTCAACCGCGCTGAACTGCCACGCCTCTCGTCGGGAGAGACGGTGCTCTTCCTGGCGGAACGCTCCACGAGCAACGAGGTCCAGGCCCGTATCGTCGACCTGCTGGCGAAGATCGGGACAAACTGA
- a CDS encoding acyl-CoA dehydrogenase family protein, which translates to MDFTPTEEQSAAQELAARIFGDLSTHERLAAAGSGTDAELWKALCAAGLVGAAEDIGVLGLVLLLEEQGRTTAQVPFAATCVYGLLAVAAHGTDEQRVRLLPALRDGTAVATGAFPARGGGIRATAPGQLSGALPFVPWLRDATHVLVPDADRALWLVRTADAEVSEVETTAPWAAGRLVLSGTPGERLGGPGAYESVLALGRTAFAGLQAGVCAGSLARAVQYTSTREQFGRPLSTNQGVLLRAADAYMDTEAIRVTAYEAAWRQDVGLDAAAEALTAAWWASEAGKCVVHAGQHLHGGTGADLDHPVHRHFLWGRQLDAYLGCGAELLAELGQLLAKEEPV; encoded by the coding sequence ATGGACTTCACACCCACCGAGGAGCAGTCCGCGGCGCAGGAGCTGGCCGCGCGGATCTTCGGTGACCTCTCCACACATGAGCGGCTGGCCGCCGCCGGGAGCGGGACGGACGCCGAGTTGTGGAAGGCGCTGTGTGCGGCGGGGCTTGTCGGGGCCGCCGAAGACATAGGCGTGCTCGGTCTGGTGCTGCTCTTGGAGGAGCAGGGGCGGACCACCGCACAGGTGCCCTTCGCGGCGACCTGTGTGTACGGACTGCTGGCGGTGGCCGCGCACGGCACGGACGAGCAGCGCGTCCGGCTGCTGCCCGCACTGCGGGACGGCACGGCGGTGGCGACCGGGGCGTTCCCGGCGCGCGGAGGTGGGATACGGGCCACCGCGCCGGGGCAATTGAGCGGCGCCCTGCCGTTCGTGCCGTGGCTGCGGGACGCCACGCATGTGCTGGTCCCCGACGCCGACCGGGCGCTGTGGCTCGTACGGACAGCTGACGCGGAGGTGTCGGAGGTGGAGACCACCGCGCCCTGGGCGGCCGGGCGGCTAGTCCTGTCCGGGACGCCGGGCGAACGGCTGGGCGGGCCCGGTGCGTACGAATCAGTGCTGGCCCTGGGGCGTACGGCCTTCGCCGGCCTGCAGGCCGGGGTGTGCGCGGGTTCCCTCGCCCGGGCCGTCCAATACACCTCGACCCGCGAGCAGTTCGGGCGTCCGCTCTCCACCAACCAGGGCGTGCTGCTGCGCGCGGCCGACGCGTACATGGACACCGAGGCCATACGGGTCACGGCCTACGAAGCCGCCTGGCGGCAGGACGTAGGCCTGGACGCGGCCGCCGAGGCATTGACAGCCGCCTGGTGGGCCTCCGAGGCCGGCAAGTGTGTCGTCCACGCCGGGCAGCATCTGCACGGTGGGACCGGCGCCGACCTGGACCATCCCGTCCACCGGCACTTCCTGTGGGGGCGCCAGCTGGACGCCTACCTCGGCTGCGGCGCGGAACTCCTCGCCGAACTGGGTCAATTGCTCGCGAAGGAGGAGCCCGTATGA
- a CDS encoding bifunctional MaoC family dehydratase N-terminal/OB-fold nucleic acid binding domain-containing protein — MVRGQVVSEEAVSGDFYGRLKAYEGRAAATAGVGKDLVNEPMIRHWCEAMGDASPAYTGPDAVAPPTMLQAWTMGGLSGHTDRSAAQDELFALLDGAGYTSVVATDCEQEYLRPLRPGDRITFDAVIESVSELKTTKLGTGHFVTTRMDVRADGEQAGTHRFRILKYAPAAKGKPRGKTKGERPRPVINRDNAGFWDGVAEHRLLIQRCAGCGALRSPWLPGCAACGSPQWDTVEASGAGTVYSYVVMHHPPFPAFDPPYAVGLIELEEGVRMVSNVVGVPYDKVRIGMPVQLEFLRVDKELELPVFRGSGGGAG; from the coding sequence GTGGTGAGGGGGCAGGTGGTGAGCGAGGAAGCGGTGAGCGGGGATTTCTACGGACGCCTGAAGGCGTACGAGGGGAGGGCCGCGGCCACGGCGGGCGTCGGCAAGGACCTGGTCAACGAACCGATGATCAGGCACTGGTGCGAGGCGATGGGGGACGCCAGCCCCGCCTACACCGGCCCTGACGCAGTAGCGCCGCCGACCATGCTGCAGGCGTGGACGATGGGCGGTCTGTCCGGGCACACGGACCGGTCGGCTGCGCAGGACGAGCTGTTCGCCCTGCTCGACGGGGCGGGGTACACCTCGGTGGTCGCGACCGACTGCGAGCAGGAGTATCTGCGGCCGCTGCGGCCGGGGGACCGGATCACCTTCGACGCGGTGATCGAGTCGGTGTCGGAGCTCAAGACGACGAAGCTGGGGACGGGGCATTTCGTCACGACACGGATGGACGTCCGGGCGGACGGGGAGCAGGCGGGCACCCACCGCTTCCGGATCCTGAAGTACGCCCCGGCGGCGAAGGGGAAGCCCAGGGGGAAGACCAAGGGTGAGCGGCCACGGCCAGTGATCAACCGGGACAATGCCGGATTCTGGGACGGGGTGGCCGAGCACCGGCTGCTGATACAGCGGTGCGCGGGGTGCGGGGCGCTGCGCTCTCCCTGGCTGCCGGGGTGCGCCGCCTGCGGCTCGCCGCAGTGGGACACGGTCGAGGCGAGCGGCGCGGGGACCGTCTACTCGTACGTCGTGATGCACCACCCGCCCTTCCCCGCCTTTGACCCTCCGTACGCGGTGGGGCTGATCGAGCTCGAGGAAGGCGTGCGGATGGTCAGCAATGTCGTCGGCGTGCCGTACGACAAGGTGCGGATCGGGATGCCCGTTCAGCTTGAATTCCTGCGGGTCGACAAGGAGTTGGAGCTGCCGGTTTTCAGAGGCTCGGGCGGGGGTGCGGGCTGA
- a CDS encoding MaoC family dehydratase — MTSAGEELPPLTIPITRTLIVAGAMASRDYQDVHHDSELAKERGSPDIFMNILTTNGLVGRYITDCFGERAVLRKVAIRLGAPNYPGDTMVLSGTVTSVEGDAAEVRIVGANSIGNHVTGTVTVTVPGEGS, encoded by the coding sequence ATGACGAGTGCCGGAGAGGAGCTGCCACCGCTGACCATCCCCATCACCCGCACGCTGATCGTCGCCGGGGCCATGGCCTCCCGCGACTACCAGGACGTCCACCACGACTCCGAGCTCGCGAAGGAGCGGGGATCCCCGGACATCTTCATGAACATCCTCACGACCAACGGCCTGGTCGGGCGGTACATCACCGACTGCTTCGGGGAGCGGGCCGTGCTCCGTAAGGTCGCGATCCGGCTGGGCGCGCCCAACTACCCGGGAGACACCATGGTGTTGAGCGGCACGGTCACCTCCGTGGAGGGCGACGCCGCCGAAGTGCGGATCGTCGGCGCCAACAGCATCGGCAACCACGTCACCGGCACAGTGACGGTGACAGTTCCGGGGGAAGGATCATGA
- a CDS encoding SSI family serine proteinase inhibitor, protein MLRRIVLTATASFAALVAAVPAAGASPLPLALPLPLPLLSPQAADQLTMTVSETGARTDGLYQLECGPTGGTHPSAQAACDRLDQLARDGMDPFAPVPQDQMCTQQMGGPQTAHITGTWQGQRVDATFRRTDGCEISRWRTMEPVLPNTRS, encoded by the coding sequence ATGCTGCGCCGCATCGTCCTCACCGCAACCGCGTCCTTCGCCGCGCTGGTCGCCGCCGTGCCTGCCGCCGGGGCCTCGCCCCTGCCCCTCGCGCTGCCCCTCCCGCTTCCGCTGCTGTCGCCCCAGGCCGCGGACCAGCTGACCATGACCGTCTCCGAGACCGGGGCGCGGACCGACGGGCTGTACCAGCTGGAGTGCGGGCCCACCGGCGGGACCCACCCCTCCGCGCAGGCCGCCTGCGACCGGCTGGACCAGCTGGCGCGGGACGGAATGGACCCGTTTGCTCCAGTGCCCCAGGACCAGATGTGCACCCAGCAGATGGGCGGGCCCCAGACCGCGCACATCACCGGCACCTGGCAGGGGCAGCGCGTGGACGCCACCTTCAGGCGGACCGACGGCTGCGAAATCTCGCGCTGGCGGACCATGGAGCCCGTACTGCCGAACACCAGGTCATAG
- a CDS encoding lipid-transfer protein, producing MSIRSRDTLGGRAAVVGIGATEFSKDSGRSELKLAVEAVRAALDDAGLSPTDVDGLVTFTMDTSPEITVAQAAGIGELSFFSRIHYGGGAACATVQQAALAVASGVAEVVVCYRAFNERSGRRFGSGVQHREPSAEGTALGWNLPFGLLTPASWVAMAAQRYLYTYGLTPEAFGHVAVTDRRHAATNPAAYFYEKPITLADHAASRWIVEPLRLLDCCQETDGGQAIVVTSVERARDLPQPPAVIVAAAQGAGRAQEQMTSFYRDDLTGLPEMGVVARQLWRTSGLAPGDIDVGIVYDHFTPFVLMQLEEFGFCKPGEAADFVAADTLPLNTHGGQLGEAYLHGMNGIAEAVRQLRGTSVNQTPGAARTLVTAGTGVPTSGLILGADG from the coding sequence ATGAGCATCCGCAGCCGGGACACGCTCGGCGGCCGGGCGGCCGTCGTCGGGATCGGGGCGACCGAGTTCTCCAAGGACTCCGGGCGCAGCGAGCTCAAGCTGGCCGTCGAGGCGGTGCGGGCGGCTCTCGACGACGCAGGTCTCTCCCCCACCGATGTCGACGGCCTGGTCACGTTCACCATGGACACTAGCCCCGAGATCACCGTCGCCCAGGCGGCCGGCATCGGCGAGCTGTCGTTCTTCTCCCGCATCCACTACGGCGGCGGCGCGGCCTGCGCCACCGTGCAGCAGGCAGCGCTGGCCGTCGCCTCCGGGGTCGCGGAAGTGGTTGTCTGCTACCGGGCTTTCAATGAACGGTCCGGGCGGCGCTTCGGCTCCGGAGTGCAGCACCGGGAGCCGTCGGCAGAGGGCACGGCGCTCGGCTGGAACCTCCCGTTCGGGCTGCTCACCCCCGCCTCCTGGGTCGCCATGGCAGCGCAGCGCTATCTGTATACGTACGGACTCACCCCCGAGGCGTTCGGCCATGTCGCCGTCACCGACCGCCGCCATGCGGCGACCAACCCCGCCGCGTACTTCTACGAGAAGCCGATCACCCTCGCCGACCATGCCGCATCGCGCTGGATCGTCGAGCCGCTGCGGCTGCTCGACTGCTGCCAGGAGACCGACGGCGGCCAGGCGATCGTCGTCACCAGCGTCGAACGGGCCCGCGACCTGCCGCAGCCGCCCGCGGTGATCGTCGCCGCGGCGCAGGGAGCGGGTCGGGCGCAGGAGCAGATGACCAGCTTCTACCGCGACGATCTCACCGGCCTGCCCGAGATGGGCGTGGTCGCCCGGCAGCTGTGGCGGACGTCCGGGCTCGCCCCCGGCGACATCGACGTCGGTATCGTCTACGACCACTTCACCCCGTTCGTACTGATGCAGCTGGAGGAGTTCGGGTTCTGCAAGCCCGGTGAGGCGGCGGATTTCGTGGCCGCGGACACGCTGCCGCTGAACACCCATGGCGGCCAGCTCGGCGAGGCGTATCTGCACGGGATGAACGGCATAGCGGAGGCGGTCAGACAGCTGCGCGGCACCTCGGTGAACCAAACACCGGGCGCGGCCAGGACACTGGTCACGGCGGGCACCGGCGTCCCCACATCCGGGCTGATCCTGGGCGCTGACGGGTGA